A single genomic interval of Anopheles marshallii chromosome 2, idAnoMarsDA_429_01, whole genome shotgun sequence harbors:
- the LOC128717889 gene encoding uncharacterized protein LOC128717889, translated as MRLAVIILLLSTLVCHFSHATFSDQAKALFFPPMTTLQVTMCTVTNGRLFKSPKKEYPVRRLGINLGFQVNYNLPFRLMDFYKPAYWARALIGVVQGRFKPTTVVSARDFKRSVTHPSSDLTAGQLYRAAEELLQAMEFGSDCLAKSVCELAHSPFHRAADREDLLMEVTHFLLTPSFHRSFGESEYRDRAKYEMAENLGVSGADCELIYTNCPKSLLEHYSKFE; from the exons ATGAGGCTCGCTGTAATAATTCTCCTTCTATCCACACTTGTGTGCCATTTTTCCCACGCTACATTTAGCGACCAAGCGAAGGCACTGTTCTTCCCACCGATGACCACGCTACAG GTCACGATGTGCACCGTTACGAACGGGCGGCTGTTTAAGTCCCCGAAAAAAGAATACCCCGTTCGACGTTTGGGCATCAATTTGGGGTTTCAGGTTAACTATAACCTACCGTTCCGGTTGATGGACTTCTACAAACCGGCGTACTGGGCACGGGCCCTCATCGGTGTTGTGCAGGGCCGCTTTAAACCGACCACCGTCGTGTCGGCTCGCGATTTCAAACGTTCGGTAACACATCCGAGTTCCGATCTGACGGCCGGTCAGTTGTACCGGGCGGCGGAAGAGTTGCTGCAAGCGATGGAGTTTGGTTCCGACTGTTTGGCAAAGAGTGTCTGCGAGCTGGCTCACAGTCCATTCCATCGGGCAGCTGATCGGGAAGATCTGCTTATGGAGGTGACACATTTTTTGCTAAC CCCTTCATTTCATAGATCGTTTGGAGAATCGGAATACCGGGACAGAGCTAAGTACGAAATGGCAGAAAATCTTGGAGTGAGTGGAGCCGACTGCGAACTTATTTATACCAACTGTCCAAAGTCGTTGTTAGAACATTAttctaaatttgaataa
- the LOC128708406 gene encoding coiled-coil domain-containing protein 149 translates to MASTAMARGRKNPTSSIPSKSNHMDTESDEQEYTALSRKLQSKVEALKIMRYELEKCRTERDQFKLMAETIQLRYSAIKNSLNAPDFQAAGFGNSSAVSLLVKQTRERNEALTTEVESLKQRLYDLEGDIKVVRARNVELQDTCTKLRATNDSLLTTNGDKTWQAEKSQLIAQLEQLRKRNAQLQYDFRSLLDEKEETVTERDAFKCKAHRLNHELNVALRGTGGTSQTLLDIDGLILENKYQTEKIANIENELSLARQAASKYKSMLETNRKKGIIKLGTNNNNKTIMSHSQVKHLLENGTVDELPLKAATISDLKSLCLALLDNVNDKSLALSHQKKTNKLLATKIAELERHIKTLAGCDERTTIASLSPSQYLLNGYSSATVDQDQDGDIIVRHSNETSEPTLEPNGPLEGNSSSGPSHSGQRTEPLSSSSNKSCVLSCSDDDEDDVAGRCTGDSATTNTSNTEELQAAIAQLVASVERDLKTDEQLPQLPDDIAALIEQFKETAGENLS, encoded by the exons ATGGCCAGTACAGCCATGGCTAGGGGTAGGAAAAACCCTACCAGCTCTATCCCATCCAAAAGTAACCATATGGATACTGAAAGCGACGAACAGGAG TACACCGCACTCAGCCGGAAGCTACAAAGCAAAGTAGAAGCACTGAAAATAATGCGCTATGAGCTGGAGAAATGTCGTACGGAGCGTGACCAGTTCAAGCTGATGGCCGAAACGATACAGCTACGGTACTCGGCCATCAAGAACAGTCTAAACGCACCCGACTTTCAAGCGGCCGGTTTCGGCAACAGTTCGGCCGTTAGTCTGCTGGTTAAGCAAACACGGGAACGAAACGAAGCACTCACAACCGAGGTAGAATCGCTCAAGCAGCGTCTGTACGATCTCGAGGGTGATATCAAGGTGGTTCGAGCGAGAAACGTCGAGCTGCAGGACACATGCACCAAGCTGCGGGCTACCAACGATTCACTCCTAACAACCAACGGCGATAAAACGTGGCAGGCCGAAAAGTCGCAACTCATCGCCCAGCTCGAACAACTGCGAAAGCGCAATGCCCAGCTTCAGTACGACTTTCGATCTCTGCTGGACGAAAAGGAGGAAACCGTGACGGAACGAGACGCCTTCAAATGTAAAGCCCACCGATTAAACCACGAACTGAACGTTGCCCTCAGAGGCACCGGCGGAACCTCTCAGACCCTGCTGGATATTGATGGGCTGATATTGGAGAACAAATATCAAACTGAAAAGATCGCCAATATCGAAAACGAGCTCAGTCTCGCACGGCAAGCGGCCAGCAAATATAAG TCGATGCTGGAAACGAACCGGAAGAAAGGCATTATAAAGCTTGGCactaacaacaataacaaaacgatCATGTCCCATTCACAAG TAAAGCACCTGCTCGAGAATGGAACCGTTGATGAGCTCCCGCTTAAAGCGGCCACCATTTCCGATCTGAAATCACTCTGTCTAGCGCTGCTAGACAATGTGAACGATAAAAGTCTCGCCCTCTCacaccaaaagaaaacaaataa gTTACTAGCTACTAAAATTGCTGAACTAGAGCGTCACATTAAAACGCTAGCCGGATGTGATGAGCGAACCACCATAGCGAGCCTATCGCCTTCACAGTATCTACTGAACGGGTACAGTTCGGCTACAGTTGATCAGGACCAAGATGGTGATATTATCGTCCGACACAGTAACGAAACGTCTGAACCGACACTAGAACCGAACGGACCCCTGGAGGGTAACAGTTCTAGCGGTCCTTCACATAGCGGACAGCGCACGGAACCACTGTCATCGAGCTCGAACAAAAGTTGCGTGCTGAGTTGTTCcgatgacgatgaggacgaTGTTGCTGGACGCTGTACGGGCGATAGTGCGACAACAAACACCTCCAATACGGAAGAACTGCAGGCTGCGATTGCGCAACTGGTGGCATCTGTCGAACGTGATCTTAAAACGGATGAACAGTTACCTCAACTGCCGGATGATATTGCGGCGTTAATCGAACAGTTCAAGGAAACAGCTGGCGAAAATCTATCCTAA
- the LOC128710264 gene encoding bumetanide-sensitive sodium-(potassium)-chloride cotransporter-like produces the protein MVRKDPSGGKGYDNPTISVTDETVGMEMNNGNGRMHRDSVLGLSEPLPRLDHYRASQRNAKRPSIGVLHGDRDSKDGEPEEQVEEENKASGHAIRLGWVQGVLTPCLLNIWGVMLFLRLSWVVGEAGIIQTLIIIALSYLVCVMTTLSLSALCTNGQIKSGGLYYIISRSLGAEFGASVGIVFAFANSVNAAMNTIGFCSSLNDLLRSLDTKIVDGGTNDIRIVGSIFLLLMIIICAIGMDWEVKAQNFLLVLIVVAIFNFIIGAIVGPGTSSEDIGKGFLGISTTLLAANMGPGYTVMNGVQQNFFSVFAIFFPSVTGIQSGANICGDLRDPAKAIPKGTLWACLISAISYVVFSLMAAGAAVREASGNASDIVGVTFTSCAAGNCTYGLLNDYTVMQLISLTSAITYAGCWAATLSTALTNILSVPRLIQALGIDRIYPGLIFFSKGYGKHGEPYRGYGLVFLVSLIFILIADLDAIASLITNLYLASYAFINFCTFHAATVKPLGWRPTFRYFHPYISLLATVLCVAIMFLISVVSSFVAMAFIFVLYLVVVYRKPEANWGSSVQAQAYKTALNSTLNLEGTSDHVKNYQPQILAIAGDPMQRPALIDLAHLITKHSSLMVIGNIIPQRLPYKRRLALSDMGKNYLKDSNIRAFYKIVDGVDFDQGARCLIQSTGFGRLAPNILMLGYKTNWRTADHQQLNAYYNTLHTAFDNRLALLILRMGKGLDIFKGMSTRDLYSTIPSPQETTITFPAKRMAARRSLMPVNSNLDLHELMQSNRSSQTSPAPTFHAAPTFDYVPPAVATEPEANLFKQKQPKGTIDVWWLYDDGGLTMLLPYIITTRSKWEKCKIRVFALSSFNLQEEETNLKLLLDKLRISYLSLTLVKVTDKPMESTIEEHRELLRTVTGSNDDLPVLSEAEKQQLEIKTNRQLRLRELLLEHSKSASLIVMSMPVPRQDTVSAVLYMSWLEMLTKDMPPFLLVRGNQTEVLTFYS, from the exons ATGGTGCGGAAAGATCCGAGTGGTGGTAAGGGGTACGACAACCCGACCATTTCCGTTACTGACGAAACGGTGGGTATGGAGATGAACAATGGAAATGGCCGAATGCATCGAGATAGTGTGCTGGGATTGAG TGAACCACTGCCCCGGTTGGACCACTACCGGGCATCGCAACGTAACGCAAAGCGACCCTCGATCGGCGTACTGCACGGTGATCGTGACTCCAAGGATGGCGAACCGGAGGAACAGGTTGAGGAAGAGAACAAAGCATCCGGCCACGCAATCCGGCTCGGATGGGTGCAGGGTGTACTGACACCGTGTCTGCTCAACATCTGGGGTGTGATGCTGTTTCTGCGTCTCAGCTGGGTTGTTGGTGAGGCCGGTATCATTCAGACGCTGATCATCATAGCCCTCTCGTACCTGGTGTGCGTCATGACCACGCTATCGCTGTCGGCGCTCTGCACGAACGGACAGATTAAGAGTGGCGGCCTGTACTACATCATATCCCGCTCGCTCGGGGCAGAGTTCGGCGCTTCGGTCGGCATTGTGTTTGCGTTCGCTAACTCCGTAAACGCGGCCATGAACACGATCGGTTTCTGCAGTTCACTGAATGATCTGCTGC GAAGTCTCGATACGAAGATCGTCGATGGAGGCACGAACGATATTCGCATCGTCGGTTCGATCtttctgctgctgatgatcATCATCTGTGCCATCGGTATGGATTGGGAGGTTAAGGCACAGAACTTCCTGCTGGTGCTGATCGTTGTGGCCATCTTTAACTTCATTATCGGAGCCATCGTCGGACCGGGTACGTCTAGCGAAGATATCGGCAAAGGTTTCCTGGGCATTTCGACGACCCTGCTGGCGGCCAACATGGGCCCGGGCTACACGGTGATGAACGGTGTGCAGCAGAACTTCTTCAGCGTGTTCGCCATCTTCTTCCCGAGCGTGACTGGCATCCAGAGCGGTGCGAACATCTGCGGTGACCTTCGCGACCCGGCGAAGGCCATTCCGAAGGGTACGCTGTGGGCGTGTCTCATATCCGCCATTTCGTACGTGGTCTTTTCATTGATGGCAGCAGGGGCCGCGGTCCGGGAGGCATCCGGTAATGCTTCCGATATTGTCGGTGTTACGTTTACCAGCTGTGCTGCAGGT AACTGTACGTACGGCTTGCTCAACGACTACACGGTGATGCAGCTGATTTCTCTAACCAGCGCCATCACCTACGCTGGCTGTTGGGCGGCTACCCTCAGTACGGCGCTCACGAACATTCTGTCCGTCCCACGGCTCATTCAGGCACTCGGTATCGACCGCATCTATCCGGGGCTCATCTTCTTCTCGAAGGGCTACGGCAAGCACGGTGAACCGTACCGTGGCTACGGGCTGGTCTTCCTGGTGTCGCTTATCTTCATTCTGATCGCCGATCTGGATGCGATCGCCTCGCTCATCACTAACCTGTACCTGGCGTCGTATGCGTTCATCAACTTCTGCACGTTCCATGCCGCGACGGTGAAACCGCTCGGCTGGCGGCCGACATTCCGCTACTTCCACCCGTACATCAGTCTGCTCGCCACCGTGCTGTGCGTGGCGATCATGTTCCTGATTTCGGTCGTGTCGTCCTTCGTCGCAATGGCGTTCATCTTCGTGCTGTATCTGGTGGTTGTGTACCGGAAGCCGGAAGCAAACTGGGGCTCCTCCGTCCAGGCACAAGCGTACAAAACCGCCCTCAACTCCACCCTCAACCTGGAGGGTACGAGCGATCACGTGAAGAACTATCAGCCGCAAATTCTTGCGATCGCCGGTGATCCCATGCAGCGTCCGGCACTGATCGATCTCGCCCATCTCATCACGAAGCACAGTTCGCTGATGGTGATCGGTAACATCATACCGCAGCGTTTGCCGTACAAGCGCCGACTAGCGCTGTCCGACATGGGCAAGAATTACCTGAAGGATTCAAACATCCGCGCGTTCTACAAAATTGTCGACGGTGTTGACTTCGACCAAGGCGCTCGGTGTTTGATCCAGTCGACCGGCTTCGGACGTTTGGCGCCCAACATTCTTATGCTGGGCTACAAAACCAACTGGCGAACGGCGGACCACCAACAGCTGAATGCGTACTACAACACGTTGCA TACCGCGTTCGATAATCGTCTCGCACTGTTGATACTGCGCATGGGTAAAGGGCTGGACATCTTCAAGGGTATGTCGACCAGGGACCTCTACTCGACGATACCATCACCCCAGGAGACGACCATCACGTTCCCGGCCAAGCGCATGGCCGCCCGCCGCTCACTGATGCCGGTCAACTCGAATCTCGACCTGCACGAGCTGATGCAGTCGAACCGCTCCAGCCAAACATCACCGGCACCAACGTTCCACGCGGCCCCCACCTTCGACTATGTGCCGCCCGCGGTAGCAACCGAGCCGGAAGCGAATCTGTTCAAGCAAAAGCAACCGAAGGGCACGATCGACGTCTGGTGGCTGTACGATGACGGCGGGTTAACGATGCTGCTTCCGTACATCATAACGACTCGCTCGAAGTGGGAAAAGTGCAAGATACGCGTGTTTGCACTCTCATCGTTCAACCTGCAGGAGGAGGAAACGAA CTTGAAACTGCTGCTCGATAAGCTGCGTATCAGCTATCTCAGTCTCACGCTGGTCAAGGTGACGGACAAGCCCATGGAATCGACTATTGAGGAGCATCGGGAGCTGCTGCGTACCGTCACTGGTAGCAACGACGACCTGCCCGTACTGTCCGAGGCGGAGAAGCAGCAGCTCGAGATCAAAACCAACCGTCAGCTGCGTCTTCGggagctgctgctggagcacTCGAAGTCGGCCTCGCTGATCGTCATGTCGATGCCCGTACCCAGACAG GACACCGTATCGGCCGTACTGTACATGTCTTGGCTCGAAATGTTAACCAAGGATATGCCACCGTTCCTGCTGGTGCGTGGTAACCAAACGGAGGTGCTCACCTTCTATTCCTAG